In the genome of Candidatus Falkowbacteria bacterium, the window TATTTATTGCTATAATCAAATATATGCCAGCCACCAAAAGCAAAATCTTAATAATCGAGGACGATTCGTTCCTGCTTACCATGTACGCCACCAAGTTCGAGTTGGAAAATTTCCAGGTAGTTACGGCCGAGGATGGTGAAAAAGGACTTAAATTAGCCCAGAAGGAATTGCCGGACATCATCCTCTTGGATGTCTTGCTGCCTAAGTTGAACGGCTTCGAGGTGCTTAAGGCCCTTAAGGAGAATTCGGAGACCAAAGATATAAAAGTGCTGCTTTTGACCAACTTGAGCCAAAGGGGCGAAGTCCAGCAGGGCTTAGCCTTGGGGGCGATAGATTATCTGATCAAAGCTCACTATATGCCATCCGAAGTGGTGGACAAAGTAAACAAGATATTGGCTAAGCAATAATATGGAAGTCCCCTCAATTTTTTTGAATCGCATATTATCGGAAACCGCCCGCAAGAAGGCGATGAGCCTGCACTTGACCGTCGGCAGCCAGCCTATCTGGCGCCTGAGCACCGAACTTATGCCCATGCCCGATACGGACATCATGACGAGCGATCTTATCGTCAAAATTTTGGGCGTGGTTCTGACCGAGGAGGAGCTGGCGGAGCTGAACCAAAAAAGGGAGCTGGTCGTGGTCAAAAAAATCGCTGACGCCTTCCGTTTCCGCATCAACCTTTTTTATCAGAAAAAATTACCGGCCATCACTTTCTATTATATTCCTGATACGATCGAAACATTCGCGACCCTTAACCTGCCGCCGATTATCGGCGACATGGCCAAATACAAGAATGGCTTGTGCGTCATCGCTGGGTCTTACGGTGCAGGCAAGACCACAACAGTTGCCAGCATGATCGAAGAGATAAATCGGACAGAAAAAAGACGCATTGTCACTCTCGAAAATCCGGTCGAGTATTCATTCGTCAGCAAGCAGTCGATCGTCGAACAGCGCCAAGTCGGGGTCGATACGCCAAGTTTTTTGTCAGGCCTAAGATATTGTCTGGAAGAAGATGTTGACCTGGTCTATGTCGGCGATGCAAGAGAGAATTTCAATTCTGCTGCTTCGCTGGCCCTAGAGCTGGCCGCAGGGAATGCCATGGTGATAGCAGAGATAACTGCAAGCAATGTCGTCAAAGCGATAGAGCACCTGATGGTCGGTGCTGTAGCCTCGGGAATGACTGAGGAAGTCGCCCGCCACGCTATCGCTGACGTGCTTTCAGCGATCGTGGTCCTGAAGTTGCTGCCGCGGCGGGGCGGAGGACTGATTCCAGCCGCGGAAGTCCTTATCGGTACGCCGGCTATCAAGTCCTTGATCAGGGAGGGTAAGTTTTATCAGATTGATAGCGCCATCCAGACTTCCAGGAAAGATGGCATGATCAATATGGATCGTGCGATCGAAGACCTGGTGCGTCTAGGCGAGATCAAGGTCGAGGATATTAAGATTCAACTCGGTTAAATATGCCAATTTTCCAATATCGAGCTCAAGACAAGAACAGGAATTCGGTCAGTGGCCTAGTTGAGGCGCCAAGCGAAGAAGTGGCCGTCGATTTGTTGCGCGAAAAAAACCTGTCAGTCTTGTACATCAAAGAGGAGAAACAAAGCCGGCTAAGCAGCTTGCCTTTTTTAAATAGGATCAAGATCAAGGATGTCGTGATTTTTTCTCGGCAATTCGCCGTGCTTATTTCGGCTAATGTCGCCATGGTCCAATCCTTGAAAATAGTGCTTGATCAGACGGAAAACCCTAAGCTCAAGAGCATACTTAATGAAGTCGCGGACGACGTCGAGGCGGGCACCAGATTGTCCGAAGCCTTGGCAAAACACCCCAAAGTTTTCACTAATTTTTTTATCAGCGTCATCCGCTCCGGAGAAACCTCGGGCAAGCTTGAAGAAGTTTTGAATTACCTCGCGGACGAAATGGAGAAGGATTATGACATGATGTCAAAAATCAAGGGCGCCATGATCTATCCGGCAATCATTTTCGTGCTTTTGGTCGTGGTAGGTATCGTGATGATGGTCGTGGTCGTGCCGAAACTGACGAGCATCCTGACTGAAACCGGTACCGAGCTGCCTTTAGCCACTAAGATGCTGATCGGTCTGTCCGCCTTTTTGGTAAGCTATTGGTGGGTGCTGCTGGTCGGCTCCGTAGTTCTTGGAATAGGGTATCGTTTTTATTCGGTTACGCCCTTTGGCAAACGCAGCATCGATCTAATGAAATTGAACCTGCCGGTTTTCGGTACGCTTTTCCGGCGGATCTATCTGGTCAGGTTTACCCGTTCGATGCAGACATTGCTTTTGGGAGGAGTCACTATTACTAAGAGTTTGAAGATATCGGCCGATGTGGTCGGTAATGAGATATATAGAGAGCTGATCGAAGAAACGGTCAAACAGGTCGAAGACGGTAATTCCATATCCTCGGTTTTTGTCCAGAGCCCCGAGGTGCCCAAGATGGTGGGGCAGATGATGTCGGTCGGAGAAAAGACCGGTAAATTGGACGTGGTCCTAGAAAGAATAACTTATTTTTATGGCCGGGAGATAAACAATATCATCGCCAACCTCATGACCTTGATGGAGCCATTCATCCTCATAATTATGGGCGTAGCGGTAGTCGGAGTGATTATGGCAATCATGCAGCCGATGTATAACATGTCGGCCGGCGTATAAATTGACAAAATATATAATATTTAGGTTTTTTGTGGTATAATGTGGATAAGTTAATTTGCAATTAATCCGTCTGTTTGCCAAGCCGTTTTCGGCCGGGCAGGCATACACCAGGGAAGGGGGTGAATAAATGAAATTAAACAAAGAAAAGGGCTTTACTTTGATCGAGTTGTTGGTGGTTATCGCTATTATCGGCGTCTTGTCGACCTTAGCTGTAGTTTCATTGAACAATGCTCGTCAGAAGTCCCGTGACTCCAAGCGCGTTGGCGACGTCAAACAGATGCAGAACGCATTAGAGCTGTATTATAACGACGCTAATGGTTATCCAGAGGCAAGCGCTGTAGGCGCAGGAACTGCCATCCAGTTCGGTACTACCAAGTACATGAACCAGGTACCGACAGCTCCTACCCAGCTCGATACGCCTTGCACCACTGCGAACGTTCCGTACATCTACGCTACTGTCGGTCCGTCAGCTTTGGGATCTGATGGTACTACCCCGGTTTACACTTCTTATACCTTGACTTATTGTCTTGGCGGAGAGACTGGCGGCATCACTAAAGACGTCCACACTGCCACTCCTGGCGGTATGACTCAGTAGTAGAATTCTTAATGGATCCAATTAAGGGTTTTATATATAAATAGGGGCGAAACTCGCCCCTATTTATTTTTTTAAGCATTTAGGGTAAAGTTTGGTTATGGTAAATATGGAAAAAATGGCTAAATATATTGATAATATCATAACATACGTCCTCTGCGGATTGCTTTTTTTGCTGCCGCTCTACTTTACGCCCATCAGTAAGACTGCCCCAGGCTTCATTATCAACTTGGCGATCGATAAGGTGGTGATATTCAAGATTTTCGTTATCCTGCTGCTGCTTCTGACTTTGATAAAGGTATTCTTAGAAAAAAAGGCGGTCATATATGGCTCAATGAAGCAGTATCTACTGTTCTTACCGTTCTTTTTGGCTTTGGGGGTAGGCACTATCTTCTCGGTTGATCAGCCGACAAGCATTGATGGGTTTTATTGGCGCCAGCAAGGGTTGATTACCTATGCTTTTTATCTTTTATTCGCCATATTGCTTGTTTTTGCTATCAACAAGCGGGCCAGGGCGGAAAAAATAATTACCGGTTTGTTG includes:
- a CDS encoding response regulator; its protein translation is MPATKSKILIIEDDSFLLTMYATKFELENFQVVTAEDGEKGLKLAQKELPDIILLDVLLPKLNGFEVLKALKENSETKDIKVLLLTNLSQRGEVQQGLALGAIDYLIKAHYMPSEVVDKVNKILAKQ
- a CDS encoding type II secretion system protein — protein: MKLNKEKGFTLIELLVVIAIIGVLSTLAVVSLNNARQKSRDSKRVGDVKQMQNALELYYNDANGYPEASAVGAGTAIQFGTTKYMNQVPTAPTQLDTPCTTANVPYIYATVGPSALGSDGTTPVYTSYTLTYCLGGETGGITKDVHTATPGGMTQ
- a CDS encoding type II secretion system F family protein gives rise to the protein MPIFQYRAQDKNRNSVSGLVEAPSEEVAVDLLREKNLSVLYIKEEKQSRLSSLPFLNRIKIKDVVIFSRQFAVLISANVAMVQSLKIVLDQTENPKLKSILNEVADDVEAGTRLSEALAKHPKVFTNFFISVIRSGETSGKLEEVLNYLADEMEKDYDMMSKIKGAMIYPAIIFVLLVVVGIVMMVVVVPKLTSILTETGTELPLATKMLIGLSAFLVSYWWVLLVGSVVLGIGYRFYSVTPFGKRSIDLMKLNLPVFGTLFRRIYLVRFTRSMQTLLLGGVTITKSLKISADVVGNEIYRELIEETVKQVEDGNSISSVFVQSPEVPKMVGQMMSVGEKTGKLDVVLERITYFYGREINNIIANLMTLMEPFILIIMGVAVVGVIMAIMQPMYNMSAGV
- the tadA gene encoding Flp pilus assembly complex ATPase component TadA, which produces MEVPSIFLNRILSETARKKAMSLHLTVGSQPIWRLSTELMPMPDTDIMTSDLIVKILGVVLTEEELAELNQKRELVVVKKIADAFRFRINLFYQKKLPAITFYYIPDTIETFATLNLPPIIGDMAKYKNGLCVIAGSYGAGKTTTVASMIEEINRTEKRRIVTLENPVEYSFVSKQSIVEQRQVGVDTPSFLSGLRYCLEEDVDLVYVGDARENFNSAASLALELAAGNAMVIAEITASNVVKAIEHLMVGAVASGMTEEVARHAIADVLSAIVVLKLLPRRGGGLIPAAEVLIGTPAIKSLIREGKFYQIDSAIQTSRKDGMINMDRAIEDLVRLGEIKVEDIKIQLG